One window from the genome of Sphingomonas lacunae encodes:
- a CDS encoding AbgT family transporter encodes MSAAGDQTGRQQGGFLGFVERVGNLLPDPTIIFIWLIGALMLLSALGAWLGWSASIAYPGDKAPDFATLENGVLTYTASSLFSEGNISRLFTDMPKTFASFAPLGLVLTIMMGAAVAERSGLFAALIRLSLSRTRASLLTPLVAIIGMVSHHASDAAYVVFIPLAAIMFAVSGRHPLAGLAAAFAAVSGGYAGNVVPGQIDVLLFSFTQEAARIIDPAWTMNPLGNWYFIAAIVVLFTPAIWYLTDRVIEPRLGRWGGVADEELQAELARNDVTADERRGLRHAGLLALLLVAGFAALAVVPGYTPLINDEATGTARLQPLYAALIAFFFLLFLSTGAIFGRAAGTVRSAGDVMEMMQHGVRTMAPYLVFVFFAAHFVAMFNWSGIGPIIAINGAESLKAMDLPAPVLLVSVLLLSSFLDLFIGSASAKWSVLSPVVVPMFMLLGISPEMTTAAYRMGDSYTNIMTPLMSYFPLILAFARRWDRSIGVGSLLALMLPYALTFMALGISMTIAWVALDLPLGPGAQVHIAMMTESGR; translated from the coding sequence ATGAGCGCGGCAGGGGACCAGACCGGCCGACAGCAAGGCGGCTTTCTCGGCTTCGTCGAACGGGTCGGCAATCTACTGCCCGATCCGACAATCATCTTCATCTGGTTGATCGGCGCGCTGATGCTGCTGTCGGCGCTGGGGGCCTGGCTCGGCTGGTCGGCATCGATTGCCTATCCGGGCGACAAGGCACCTGACTTTGCCACGCTGGAAAATGGCGTGCTGACCTATACGGCCTCCAGCCTGTTTTCAGAAGGCAACATCAGCCGCCTGTTCACTGACATGCCCAAAACCTTTGCCAGTTTTGCGCCGCTCGGTCTGGTGCTGACGATCATGATGGGTGCAGCGGTGGCGGAGCGTTCCGGCCTGTTTGCCGCGCTGATCCGCCTGTCGCTCAGCCGGACGCGGGCATCCCTGCTGACGCCGCTGGTGGCGATCATCGGCATGGTGTCGCACCACGCCTCCGATGCCGCCTATGTCGTGTTCATTCCACTGGCGGCCATCATGTTCGCCGTCTCGGGGCGCCATCCGCTGGCCGGACTTGCCGCCGCCTTTGCCGCCGTGTCGGGGGGCTATGCCGGCAATGTTGTGCCGGGGCAGATTGATGTGCTGCTGTTCAGTTTCACCCAAGAGGCCGCGCGGATCATTGATCCCGCATGGACGATGAACCCGCTCGGCAACTGGTATTTTATTGCCGCGATCGTTGTCCTGTTCACGCCTGCCATCTGGTATCTGACCGACCGGGTGATCGAACCACGCCTGGGCCGCTGGGGTGGCGTGGCGGACGAGGAATTACAGGCCGAACTGGCGCGCAATGATGTGACGGCGGACGAACGGCGCGGCCTGCGCCATGCGGGACTGCTGGCATTGCTGCTTGTCGCCGGCTTTGCCGCGCTCGCCGTCGTCCCCGGTTACACGCCGCTGATCAATGATGAGGCGACCGGTACGGCCCGCTTGCAGCCACTTTACGCCGCGCTGATCGCCTTTTTCTTCCTGCTGTTCCTCTCCACCGGCGCGATCTTTGGCCGGGCGGCGGGAACGGTACGTTCAGCCGGTGATGTGATGGAGATGATGCAGCATGGGGTGCGAACAATGGCCCCCTATCTCGTTTTCGTCTTTTTTGCCGCGCACTTTGTCGCCATGTTCAACTGGTCAGGCATCGGCCCGATCATCGCCATCAATGGCGCCGAAAGTCTGAAGGCAATGGACTTGCCGGCACCGGTCTTGCTTGTCAGCGTATTGTTGCTTTCGTCCTTCCTTGATCTGTTTATCGGGTCGGCGAGCGCCAAGTGGAGTGTGCTGTCGCCGGTTGTCGTGCCAATGTTCATGCTGCTCGGCATCAGCCCGGAAATGACCACCGCAGCTTATCGCATGGGCGACAGCTACACCAACATCATGACCCCGCTGATGAGCTATTTCCCGCTGATTCTCGCCTTTGCCCGGCGTTGGGACAGGTCGATCGGTGTGGGTTCGCTGCTGGCGCTGATGCTGCCCTATGCATTGACCTTCATGGCATTGGGCATCAGCATGACCATTGCCTGGGTGGCGCTGGACCTTCCGCTGGGCCCTGGTGCGCAAGTACATATTGCGATGATGACAGAAAGTGGACGATGA
- a CDS encoding MaoC family dehydratase gives MAGKYFEEWTIGETMAHEIRRTVTETDNLLFSTMTHNPQPLHIDLEAAKASEFGQILVNGTFTFALMVGLSVGDTTLGTLVANLGYDKLVMPKPVFIGDTMRATSEVIGLKESASRPNAGIVTFRHELWNQRDECVCRCERSALIKRRQA, from the coding sequence ATGGCAGGCAAATATTTCGAGGAATGGACCATCGGCGAGACGATGGCGCATGAGATCCGCCGGACGGTGACCGAGACTGACAATCTGTTATTCTCGACCATGACGCACAATCCGCAGCCGCTGCACATCGACCTTGAGGCGGCGAAGGCGAGCGAATTTGGCCAGATCCTCGTCAATGGCACCTTCACCTTTGCGCTGATGGTCGGTCTCAGCGTCGGCGACACGACGCTGGGCACGCTGGTCGCCAACCTGGGTTATGACAAGCTTGTCATGCCCAAGCCGGTGTTCATCGGGGACACGATGCGGGCGACCAGCGAGGTGATCGGCCTCAAGGAGTCGGCGTCGCGGCCCAATGCCGGTATCGTCACCTTCCGACACGAATTGTGGAACCAGCGCGATGAATGCGTCTGCCGCTGCGAACGCTCGGCGCTCATTAAACGCCGGCAAGCCTAA
- a CDS encoding isovaleryl-CoA dehydrogenase, with protein sequence MLDFALGESADMIRETVSRFATDKIAPLAKRIDADDWFPRDELWSAMGDLGLHGITVEEEWGGLGLGYLDHVVAVEEVSRASASIGLSYGAHSNLCINQIRRWGNDEQKARYLPKLISGEHVGSLAMSEAGAGSDVVSMKLQAREFDDGYVLNGTKFWITNAPYADTLVVYAKTAPDAGSRGITAFLIEKGDAGFSIGQKIDKVGMRGSPTAELVFSDCFVPVERVMGPLHGGVGVLMSGLDYERVVLAGLQLGIMQACLDVVLPYVRERKQFGQPIGSFQLMQGKVADMVVALNSARAYVYAVAKACDAGQTTRHDAAGAILLASENAVKVANEAVQALGGAGYTRDWPVERYMRDAKLLDIGAGTNEVRRMLIGREVIGAGG encoded by the coding sequence ATGCTCGATTTCGCCCTGGGTGAAAGCGCCGACATGATCCGTGAGACGGTCAGTCGCTTTGCTACCGACAAGATTGCACCGCTGGCCAAGCGGATAGACGCAGACGATTGGTTTCCGCGCGATGAATTATGGTCGGCCATGGGGGATCTGGGTCTCCACGGCATTACGGTCGAGGAGGAATGGGGCGGTCTGGGCCTTGGCTATCTCGACCATGTTGTCGCGGTGGAAGAAGTGTCGCGGGCATCGGCATCGATCGGCCTCTCCTATGGCGCCCATTCCAACCTGTGCATCAACCAGATCCGCCGCTGGGGCAATGACGAGCAGAAGGCCCGCTATCTGCCAAAACTGATTTCGGGTGAGCATGTCGGCTCGCTCGCCATGTCCGAAGCAGGCGCCGGCTCTGATGTCGTCTCGATGAAGCTGCAGGCGCGCGAATTTGACGATGGCTATGTGCTCAACGGCACCAAATTTTGGATCACGAATGCGCCCTACGCCGACACGCTGGTCGTTTATGCCAAGACCGCGCCAGATGCCGGTTCGCGGGGTATCACCGCATTCCTGATCGAAAAGGGTGATGCCGGATTCAGCATCGGGCAAAAGATTGACAAGGTCGGCATGCGCGGTTCGCCCACCGCAGAGCTCGTCTTCAGCGACTGTTTTGTACCAGTCGAAAGGGTAATGGGTCCGCTGCATGGGGGCGTTGGCGTGCTCATGTCGGGTCTCGATTATGAACGGGTGGTCTTGGCCGGGTTGCAGCTCGGCATCATGCAGGCCTGCCTCGACGTGGTCCTGCCCTATGTCCGGGAACGCAAACAGTTCGGCCAGCCGATCGGCTCCTTCCAACTGATGCAGGGCAAAGTTGCCGACATGGTCGTCGCGCTCAACTCTGCCCGGGCCTATGTCTATGCTGTGGCAAAGGCCTGTGACGCCGGTCAGACAACCCGTCATGATGCGGCGGGCGCGATCCTGCTCGCCTCCGAAAATGCGGTGAAGGTCGCCAATGAGGCGGTGCAGGCGCTGGGGGGAGCTGGCTATACCCGTGACTGGCCGGTTGAACGCTATATGCGCGACGCGAAGCTGCTCGACATTGGCGCCGGCACCAACGAGGTTCGGCGGATGCTGATCGGTCGCGAAGTGATCGGGGCCGGTGGCTGA
- a CDS encoding cryptochrome/photolyase family protein produces MTRLILLLGDQLSPSISALDGADPADTVILIAEVLGEATYVPHHRRKIAFLFSAMRHFAEELREAGWRVDYVTLDDPGNSGSLAGEVERAIVRHRAQLLTVTEAGEWRLKQEMDGWQHRFGISVTILPDPRFIASHEEFATWAEGRKSLRMEYFYREMRRKTGLLMRGDEPEGGQWNFDADNRKPASADLFMPRPLRHAPDTITQEVVALVAARFPDNFGSLDDFWYAVTAEQAEASFRHFLKVALPRFGDFQDAMLKGEPFLYHAVVSAYLNCGLLDPLAMCRAVEVEYHAGRAPLNAVEGFIRQIIGWREYVRGIYWREGPDYAHRNALDARRPLPGFYWSAKTRMACVRAAVEQTRDHAYAHHIQRLMVTGTFALLAGVDPHELHQWYLAVYIDAYEWVELPNTVGMSQYADGGLLASKPYAASGAYIDRMSDYCGSCAYSVSAKTGAKACPFNLLYWDFIARHGDRFRKHPRMAQMVRTWDRMDERKQAIIRAESAALLDRIETL; encoded by the coding sequence ATGACCCGGCTCATTCTCCTTCTCGGCGACCAGCTCAGCCCTTCAATCAGCGCACTGGATGGCGCTGATCCGGCCGATACCGTCATCCTCATCGCGGAAGTATTGGGGGAAGCGACCTATGTGCCGCACCATCGCCGCAAGATCGCCTTCCTCTTTTCCGCCATGCGCCATTTCGCCGAGGAATTGCGCGAGGCCGGTTGGCGCGTCGACTATGTGACGCTCGATGATCCGGGCAACAGCGGTTCGCTGGCGGGAGAGGTGGAACGCGCCATCGTCCGTCATCGCGCGCAATTGCTGACCGTTACCGAGGCAGGCGAATGGCGGCTGAAACAGGAGATGGACGGCTGGCAGCATCGCTTCGGCATCTCCGTCACCATCCTGCCCGACCCCCGCTTTATCGCCAGCCATGAGGAATTCGCCACCTGGGCCGAGGGGCGCAAATCGCTGCGTATGGAATATTTCTATCGCGAGATGCGCCGCAAGACCGGCCTCCTCATGCGCGGTGATGAACCCGAAGGCGGGCAGTGGAATTTCGACGCCGACAATCGCAAACCGGCCAGCGCCGACCTGTTCATGCCACGCCCGTTGCGTCATGCGCCCGACACGATAACGCAGGAGGTCGTCGCCCTCGTCGCCGCACGCTTCCCCGACAATTTCGGCAGCCTTGATGATTTCTGGTACGCGGTCACCGCGGAGCAGGCCGAAGCCTCGTTCCGCCATTTCCTCAAGGTTGCCCTGCCTCGCTTCGGCGATTTTCAGGATGCGATGCTCAAGGGTGAGCCCTTCCTCTATCACGCCGTCGTGTCGGCCTACCTCAACTGCGGCCTGCTCGATCCGCTGGCGATGTGCCGCGCGGTCGAGGTTGAATATCACGCCGGGCGCGCGCCGTTGAACGCGGTTGAGGGCTTCATCCGCCAGATCATTGGCTGGCGCGAATATGTCCGCGGCATCTATTGGCGCGAAGGCCCGGACTATGCCCATCGCAACGCGCTCGATGCACGCCGCCCGCTGCCCGGCTTTTACTGGTCAGCCAAAACCCGCATGGCCTGTGTCCGCGCCGCCGTCGAACAGACGCGCGACCACGCCTATGCCCATCACATCCAGCGGCTGATGGTCACCGGCACCTTTGCCTTGCTCGCCGGTGTCGATCCGCACGAGCTGCACCAATGGTATTTGGCCGTCTACATCGACGCCTATGAATGGGTCGAACTGCCCAATACCGTGGGCATGAGCCAATATGCCGACGGCGGCCTGCTCGCCTCCAAACCCTATGCGGCGAGCGGCGCCTATATTGACCGCATGTCGGACTATTGCGGCAGTTGCGCCTATTCGGTCAGCGCCAAGACGGGGGCCAAGGCCTGTCCGTTCAACCTGCTCTATTGGGATTTCATCGCCCGCCACGGCGACCGCTTCCGCAAACACCCGCGCATGGCCCAGATGGTGCGCACCTGGGACCGGATGGACGAGCGCAAACAGGCGATCATCCGCGCTGAATCCGCCGCGCTGCTGGACCGGATCGAGACGCTTTAG
- a CDS encoding acetyl/propionyl/methylcrotonyl-CoA carboxylase subunit alpha has protein sequence MITSLLIANRGEIACRIIRTARAMGIRTVAVYSDADAKALHVRQADEAVHIGPSPARESYLVGEKIIAAAKATGAEAIHPGYGFLSENAEFAQAVIDAGLIWVGPRPASITAMGLKDAAKKLMAEAGVPVTPGYMGENQEAAYLADKAGEIGYPVLIKAVAGGGGKGMRKVDAAADFADALASCQREAASSFGNDHVLIEKYIQRPRHIEVQVFGDMHGNIVHLFERDCSLQRRHQKVIEEAPAPGMDEATREQLCAAAVRAAKAVDYVGAGTIEFIADASEGLRADRIWFMEMNTRLQVEHPVTEEITGVDLVEWQLRVASGEPLPLRQDQLAINGWAMEARLYAEDPATGFLPATGIIANFNVKSSGWVRVDTGVSDGSEVSPFYDPMIAKVIATGSDREEARTALRNELERSSTWPLTNNAAFLYRLADHPAFAAEEVHTGFIADHLDGLIVEAVPDQSLIDAAATSLAAAERWGDAAGFRLNGPRQLTARVREGSRLFVGAIGEWAEHGAVRHWTRGDGILAVDQGASFWFTRDEPRGSAAGGVHDGAILSPMPGRIIAVDVAAGQAVTKGQKLVTLEAMKMEHSLTAPFDGVVAELNATVGGQVQVEALLVRIQATE, from the coding sequence ATGATCACCTCCCTCCTCATCGCCAATCGCGGCGAAATCGCCTGCCGGATCATCCGCACCGCGCGAGCCATGGGCATTCGTACTGTCGCGGTCTATTCGGATGCCGATGCCAAGGCGCTGCATGTGCGGCAGGCGGATGAGGCGGTGCATATCGGACCTTCTCCGGCGCGCGAATCCTATCTGGTGGGCGAGAAGATCATCGCTGCCGCCAAGGCGACCGGCGCGGAGGCGATTCATCCGGGTTATGGGTTTCTCTCCGAAAATGCCGAGTTCGCGCAGGCGGTGATCGACGCTGGCCTGATCTGGGTCGGGCCGCGCCCTGCCAGCATCACTGCGATGGGGCTGAAGGATGCGGCCAAGAAATTGATGGCCGAGGCCGGCGTGCCGGTCACCCCCGGCTATATGGGCGAGAATCAGGAGGCTGCCTATCTAGCTGATAAAGCAGGGGAAATTGGCTATCCCGTCCTTATCAAGGCGGTCGCCGGCGGCGGCGGCAAGGGGATGCGCAAGGTGGATGCGGCGGCGGACTTCGCCGACGCGCTCGCCTCTTGCCAGCGCGAGGCCGCAAGTTCATTCGGCAACGATCATGTGCTGATCGAGAAATATATCCAGCGCCCGCGCCATATTGAGGTGCAGGTGTTCGGCGACATGCATGGCAATATCGTCCACCTGTTCGAACGCGATTGCTCGCTGCAACGCCGCCACCAGAAGGTGATTGAGGAAGCCCCCGCGCCGGGCATGGACGAGGCGACCCGCGAGCAACTGTGCGCCGCCGCCGTCCGCGCGGCCAAGGCGGTCGATTATGTCGGCGCGGGCACGATCGAATTCATTGCCGACGCGTCCGAAGGCCTGCGCGCCGACCGCATCTGGTTCATGGAAATGAACACGCGGTTGCAGGTCGAACATCCGGTGACGGAGGAGATCACCGGGGTCGACCTCGTCGAATGGCAACTCCGCGTGGCGAGCGGCGAACCGTTGCCGCTGCGCCAAGACCAGCTGGCCATCAACGGTTGGGCGATGGAAGCGCGGCTCTATGCCGAGGATCCGGCGACTGGCTTTTTGCCCGCGACGGGCATCATTGCCAACTTCAACGTCAAATCGAGCGGCTGGGTCCGGGTCGATACAGGCGTGTCCGATGGCAGCGAGGTGTCGCCCTTCTACGATCCGATGATCGCCAAGGTCATAGCCACAGGCAGCGACCGCGAGGAAGCGCGAACCGCCTTGCGTAACGAACTGGAGCGGTCAAGCACCTGGCCGCTAACCAACAATGCCGCCTTCCTCTACAGGCTTGCAGATCACCCGGCCTTCGCCGCTGAAGAGGTGCATACAGGGTTTATCGCCGACCATCTCGACGGGTTGATCGTTGAGGCGGTTCCGGACCAATCTCTGATTGATGCCGCAGCAACCTCGCTCGCGGCAGCGGAACGATGGGGCGATGCCGCCGGGTTCCGCCTCAATGGGCCGCGCCAGTTGACCGCACGCGTCCGCGAAGGAAGCCGGCTGTTCGTCGGAGCGATCGGCGAATGGGCCGAGCATGGCGCGGTGAGGCACTGGACGCGGGGTGACGGCATTTTGGCGGTCGATCAGGGCGCGAGCTTCTGGTTCACGCGCGATGAACCACGCGGATCGGCGGCAGGGGGTGTCCACGACGGCGCCATCCTCTCCCCCATGCCGGGCCGCATCATCGCGGTCGATGTGGCGGCGGGGCAGGCGGTGACCAAGGGGCAAAAGCTTGTCACGCTCGAAGCGATGAAGATGGAACACAGCTTGACCGCGCCGTTCGACGGCGTCGTGGCCGAACTGAACGCCACCGTCGGTGGGCAGGTGCAGGTTGAGGCGCTGCTGGTCCGGATTCAGGCGACGGAGTAG
- a CDS encoding carboxyl transferase domain-containing protein: protein MSAPILSTNHNADDPQARQRSVHNRALRDELWARVAEAALGGPEKARERHTARGKLLPRERVERLLDPGSPFLELGQLAANGLYGEDIPGAGLICGIGRVSGRQCMIVCNDATVKGGTYYPMTVKKHLRAQEIALENRLPCIYLVDSGGANLPHQDEVFPDREHFGRIFFNQANMSARGIPQIACVMGSCTAGGAYVPAMSDETVIVRNQGTIFLAGPPLVKAATGEEISAEDLGGGDLHARKSGVVDHLAENDEHALTIVRDIVSHLGPPRSGEVNRLAQPNGGGVREPRPPKYDPEELYDIIPDDVRAPYDVHEVIARIVDGSEFHEFKALYGSTLVCGFAHIWGMPVAILANNGVLFSESAQKGAHFIELAQQRKIPLLFLQNISGFMVGGKYEAEGIAKHGAKLVTAVATATVPKITVLIGGSFGAGNYGMCGRAYSPRFLFTWPNARISVMGGEQAASVLATVHRDAEKWTPEEAETFKAPIRQKYEDEGNPYYATARLWDDGIIDPAQTRDVLGLALAATLNAPVEDRGFGVFRM, encoded by the coding sequence ATGAGCGCCCCCATCCTTTCGACCAACCATAATGCTGATGACCCGCAAGCACGGCAGAGGTCTGTGCACAACCGTGCGCTGCGTGACGAGCTGTGGGCAAGGGTGGCCGAAGCGGCGCTGGGTGGCCCGGAAAAGGCGCGCGAACGCCATACCGCGCGGGGCAAATTGCTGCCGCGAGAGCGGGTTGAGCGGTTGCTTGATCCGGGCTCGCCCTTTCTCGAACTAGGCCAGCTCGCCGCCAACGGCCTTTATGGCGAGGATATTCCGGGGGCTGGCCTGATCTGCGGCATCGGCCGCGTCTCTGGCCGCCAGTGCATGATCGTCTGCAACGATGCGACGGTGAAGGGTGGCACCTATTATCCGATGACGGTGAAGAAGCATCTCCGCGCGCAGGAGATTGCGCTCGAGAACCGGTTGCCGTGTATCTATCTGGTCGATTCGGGTGGGGCCAACCTGCCGCATCAGGACGAGGTGTTCCCCGACCGCGAGCATTTCGGCCGGATCTTTTTCAACCAGGCCAATATGTCGGCGCGGGGAATCCCTCAGATTGCCTGTGTCATGGGCAGTTGCACCGCCGGCGGTGCCTATGTCCCCGCCATGTCTGACGAGACGGTGATCGTCCGCAATCAGGGCACGATCTTCCTCGCCGGCCCGCCGCTGGTGAAGGCCGCGACGGGCGAGGAAATCAGCGCCGAGGATCTGGGCGGCGGGGATTTGCATGCGCGAAAATCGGGCGTGGTCGATCATCTGGCGGAAAATGACGAACATGCGCTGACTATCGTGCGCGACATAGTTTCGCATCTCGGACCTCCCCGTTCCGGGGAGGTGAACCGTTTGGCGCAGCCGAACGGTGGAGGGGTTAGGGAGCCACGCCCACCCAAATACGACCCTGAAGAGCTATACGACATCATCCCTGACGATGTCCGCGCCCCCTATGATGTGCATGAAGTCATCGCGCGGATCGTCGACGGCAGCGAATTCCACGAATTCAAGGCGCTTTATGGCAGCACCTTGGTGTGCGGATTTGCCCATATCTGGGGGATGCCAGTCGCGATCCTCGCCAACAATGGCGTGCTGTTCAGCGAAAGCGCGCAAAAGGGCGCCCACTTCATTGAGTTGGCACAGCAGCGCAAAATCCCGCTGTTGTTCCTGCAGAACATCTCGGGCTTCATGGTCGGCGGCAAATATGAGGCGGAGGGGATCGCCAAGCATGGAGCAAAACTGGTCACTGCGGTTGCCACCGCGACCGTGCCCAAGATTACCGTGCTGATCGGCGGCAGCTTTGGCGCGGGCAATTATGGCATGTGCGGCCGGGCCTATAGCCCGCGTTTCCTGTTCACCTGGCCCAATGCGCGGATCAGCGTGATGGGCGGCGAACAGGCGGCGAGCGTGCTGGCGACGGTGCATCGCGATGCGGAGAAATGGACGCCAGAAGAAGCCGAAACCTTCAAGGCCCCGATCCGCCAGAAATACGAGGATGAGGGCAACCCCTATTACGCGACAGCGCGGTTGTGGGATGATGGCATCATCGACCCGGCGCAGACCCGCGATGTGCTGGGGCTGGCGCTGGCGGCGACGCTGAACGCGCCGGTCGAAGACCGTGGCTTCGGCGTGTTTAGGATGTGA
- a CDS encoding flavin-containing monooxygenase yields MATSATTASVTAASRLDALIVGAGFAGMYMLHKLRSAGLDAKVVEAGAGVGGTWYWNRYPGARVDIQSLEYSFGFDEGLEREWRWSERYAPQPELLRYAEHVAERFDLKRDILLNTRVATAHWDETGQEWRVTTDGGETIACRHLILATGCLSIPTEVTFPGIESFGGAVYRTSRWPHEGVDFSGMRVGIIGTGSSAIQSIPIIAEQAERLTVFQRTPNYSMPAHNGPIPEADLEAWAKDPRAYRAASKDTIGGFQNEASEALATDTPPEEVRAELERRWAWGGFRILGAFADTSIDPEANRMVQDFVASKIREQVKDPAVADLLTPKDHPFGTKRPCVDTGYYATFNRPNVELVNLRSEPLVAFDSTGIQTEVRNYTFDAVVLATGFDAMTGAIDRIDIRGAGGRRIQDHWAEGPRTYLGLMVAGFPNMFTITGPGSPSVLTNMINSIEQHVEWIADCLTVLHQRQQTSIEASEEAEAAWVRHVAEAVTPSLLPQANSWYMGANVPGKPRMFMPYAGGLNTYTQICQDVADKGYEGFVIRQGEQVHSDSRTFTSHPPMPDIPEKLVPIIVERLTAAGLLDAPTG; encoded by the coding sequence ATGGCGACATCGGCCACCACAGCATCTGTCACCGCGGCATCACGCCTCGATGCGTTGATCGTCGGCGCGGGCTTCGCCGGCATGTACATGCTGCACAAATTGCGAAGCGCCGGACTGGATGCCAAGGTGGTAGAGGCCGGCGCGGGCGTGGGCGGCACCTGGTACTGGAACCGCTACCCAGGCGCGCGGGTCGACATCCAGAGCCTCGAATACAGCTTTGGGTTTGACGAAGGTCTTGAGCGCGAATGGCGCTGGTCGGAACGCTATGCGCCACAGCCCGAATTGCTGCGCTATGCCGAACATGTGGCCGAGCGCTTTGATCTGAAACGCGATATCCTGCTCAACACGCGGGTGGCAACGGCCCATTGGGATGAAACCGGGCAGGAATGGCGGGTAACGACAGATGGCGGTGAGACGATCGCCTGCCGCCACCTGATCCTCGCTACGGGGTGCCTCTCGATCCCGACAGAGGTGACCTTCCCCGGTATCGAGAGTTTCGGCGGCGCGGTCTATCGCACATCGCGCTGGCCACATGAGGGCGTCGATTTCTCGGGCATGCGCGTCGGCATCATCGGCACCGGATCATCGGCGATCCAGTCAATCCCGATCATCGCCGAACAGGCCGAGCGGCTGACAGTATTCCAACGCACGCCCAACTATTCCATGCCTGCCCATAATGGACCGATCCCTGAGGCTGACCTTGAAGCCTGGGCCAAAGATCCGCGAGCCTATCGCGCGGCGTCAAAGGACACTATTGGCGGTTTCCAGAATGAGGCGAGCGAGGCGCTGGCCACCGATACCCCGCCCGAGGAAGTTCGCGCTGAACTGGAGCGGCGCTGGGCATGGGGTGGCTTTCGCATTCTCGGCGCCTTCGCCGATACATCCATCGATCCCGAAGCAAACCGGATGGTCCAGGACTTTGTCGCCAGCAAGATCCGTGAGCAGGTGAAGGACCCGGCAGTGGCTGACTTGCTGACGCCAAAGGATCACCCGTTCGGCACGAAGCGGCCCTGTGTCGACACCGGCTATTATGCCACTTTCAACCGCCCGAATGTCGAGCTTGTGAATTTGCGCAGCGAACCGCTGGTGGCGTTTGATTCAACCGGCATCCAGACCGAAGTTCGGAATTACACATTTGATGCCGTTGTGCTGGCGACCGGTTTTGACGCGATGACAGGGGCGATTGACCGCATCGATATTCGCGGCGCCGGCGGGCGGCGCATTCAGGATCACTGGGCCGAGGGACCGCGGACCTATCTGGGACTGATGGTGGCCGGATTCCCCAACATGTTCACCATCACCGGGCCGGGCAGCCCGTCCGTGCTGACCAACATGATCAATTCGATCGAACAGCATGTCGAGTGGATCGCTGATTGTCTGACAGTGTTGCATCAGCGCCAGCAGACCAGCATCGAAGCCAGCGAGGAAGCCGAAGCGGCTTGGGTACGCCATGTCGCCGAGGCCGTGACGCCGAGCCTGCTGCCACAAGCCAACAGCTGGTACATGGGCGCAAATGTTCCTGGCAAACCAAGGATGTTCATGCCCTATGCGGGCGGGCTCAACACCTACACACAGATTTGCCAGGACGTCGCCGACAAGGGCTATGAAGGCTTTGTCATCCGGCAGGGTGAACAGGTCCATTCGGATTCGCGCACATTCACCAGTCATCCGCCGATGCCCGACATCCCGGAAAAGCTGGTGCCGATCATCGTGGAACGGCTCACGGCTGCCGGGTTGCTGGACGCTCCGACAGGTTGA